The proteins below are encoded in one region of Aquisphaera giovannonii:
- a CDS encoding SDR family oxidoreductase, which translates to MRVFVTGATGFIGTEVVRDLIEAGHTVLGLARSDGGAAALAAAGVGVHRGDLEDLESLRAGAAASDGVIHLGFNHDFSRFAESCEADRRAIRAMGDALAGSGRPFVITSGTGMGTAVPGDPSVEDHFDPHHPNPRSASEIAAEEVAGRGVRVAVVRLPQVHNTQKQGLVTPAIAVACQKGVAAYVGDGLNRWPAVHVLDAAPVYRLALEKGPNRARYHAVAEEGVPARAIAEAIGRGLGVPAVSLTPEEAAGHFGWMAMFAAMDMPASSRLTRERLGWHPAQEAGMIEDLDHMDWPAARELVRAWMSPAGR; encoded by the coding sequence ATGCGTGTTTTCGTCACGGGGGCGACGGGCTTCATCGGCACCGAGGTCGTCCGGGATCTCATCGAGGCGGGCCACACGGTGCTGGGCCTGGCCCGCTCGGACGGGGGGGCCGCGGCGCTCGCCGCCGCCGGGGTTGGGGTGCACCGGGGCGACCTCGAGGACCTCGAGAGCCTGCGGGCCGGGGCGGCGGCCTCGGACGGGGTGATCCACCTCGGCTTCAATCACGACTTCTCGCGGTTCGCGGAGTCCTGCGAGGCGGACCGGCGGGCCATCCGGGCGATGGGGGACGCGCTCGCCGGCTCCGGCCGCCCCTTCGTCATCACGTCCGGGACGGGGATGGGGACCGCGGTGCCGGGCGATCCCTCGGTCGAGGACCACTTCGACCCCCACCACCCGAATCCGCGCTCGGCCTCGGAGATCGCGGCGGAGGAGGTCGCCGGCCGCGGCGTGCGCGTGGCGGTGGTGCGGCTGCCGCAGGTTCACAACACGCAGAAGCAGGGGCTGGTCACGCCCGCGATCGCCGTCGCCTGCCAGAAGGGCGTCGCGGCCTACGTCGGGGACGGCCTCAACCGCTGGCCCGCGGTGCACGTCCTCGACGCCGCGCCCGTCTACCGGCTGGCCCTGGAGAAGGGGCCGAACCGGGCGCGATATCACGCCGTCGCCGAGGAGGGCGTCCCGGCCCGGGCGATCGCCGAGGCGATCGGCCGGGGCCTGGGCGTCCCGGCCGTCTCCCTGACGCCCGAGGAGGCGGCCGGCCACTTCGGCTGGATGGCGATGTTCGCCGCGATGGACATGCCGGCGTCCAGCAGGCTGACGCGGGAGCGCCTGGGATGGCACCCGGCGCAGGAGGCCGGGATGATCGAGGACCTCGACCACATGGACTGGCCGGCGGCCCGCGAACTGGTCCGCGCCTGGATGAGCCCCGCCGGGCGATGA
- a CDS encoding AraC family transcriptional regulator translates to MDPLSGVLSLLKPRNTMCAGFDVGGDWSIRFPEHEGIKCYAIASGRCWLAVEGVAEALHLRAGDSFLLPLGRPFRLASDLALPPVDFRSVYEKPASGGISVWNGGGDVSGVGGYFELEENHAGILLGMLPPIVHIREEADRRALRWSMERMMAELREPQPGGFLVLQHLAHMMLVQALRAHLAGGPGGGVGWLFALADRQIGPAIDAMHGEPARPWTLQELADRAGMSRSGFAARFKEAVGATPIDYLTRWRMLLAGDRLRSSGEPVSAIARSLGYESESAFSTAFKRVMGRSPRQYSRGRDPVAASP, encoded by the coding sequence ATGGATCCGCTCTCGGGCGTGCTCTCGCTGCTGAAGCCGCGGAACACGATGTGCGCCGGCTTCGACGTGGGCGGGGACTGGTCGATCCGGTTCCCCGAGCACGAGGGCATCAAGTGCTATGCGATCGCCTCCGGCCGATGCTGGCTCGCCGTGGAGGGCGTCGCCGAGGCGCTGCACCTCCGGGCGGGCGACTCCTTCCTCCTCCCGCTGGGGCGGCCGTTCCGCCTGGCGAGCGACCTGGCCCTGCCCCCGGTCGACTTCAGGTCGGTCTACGAGAAGCCGGCGAGCGGGGGCATCTCGGTCTGGAACGGGGGAGGCGACGTCTCCGGGGTCGGGGGGTACTTCGAGCTCGAGGAGAATCACGCCGGCATCCTGCTGGGGATGCTGCCGCCGATCGTCCACATCCGGGAGGAGGCGGACCGGCGGGCGCTCCGCTGGTCGATGGAGCGGATGATGGCGGAGCTGCGCGAGCCGCAGCCCGGCGGCTTCCTGGTCCTCCAGCACCTCGCGCACATGATGCTGGTCCAGGCCCTGCGGGCGCACCTCGCGGGGGGCCCGGGCGGCGGCGTCGGCTGGCTCTTCGCCCTGGCGGACCGTCAGATCGGGCCGGCGATCGACGCCATGCACGGCGAGCCCGCCCGCCCCTGGACCTTGCAGGAGCTGGCGGACCGCGCCGGGATGTCGCGATCGGGCTTCGCCGCGCGGTTCAAGGAGGCCGTGGGGGCGACGCCCATCGATTACCTGACGCGATGGCGGATGCTCCTGGCCGGCGACCGCCTGCGGAGCTCCGGCGAACCCGTCTCGGCCATCGCGAGGTCGCTCGGGTACGAGTCCGAGAGCGCCTTCAGCACCGCGTTCAAGAGGGTGATGGGCCGCTCGCCCCGGCAGTACAGCCGCGGCCGCGACCCGGTCGCCGCGTCGCCGTAG
- a CDS encoding alkaline phosphatase D family protein gives MLDLSDLLTAVRAEGGVSRRLFLAYGAALSALPLLDRRAEARGGKVAFAGDPFSLGVASGDPTHSGMVLWTRLAPKPLDPDGGLPPEAIEVAWELADDEGMREVVRRGTAVATPQLAHSVHVEVEGLRPDRWYWYRFRAGDATSPVGRTRTAPAPDASPERLRLAFASCSHYEQGLFTAYRHMAEDDLDLAFHLGDYIYEYAGKDRLVRKHAGPKLRSLADYRVRHAQYKTDPDLRAAHARCPWVVTWDDHEFENNYANDVSEKAGVDPAEFLEQRARAYQAYYEAMPLRPSSVPRGPRMKLYRTLPFGRLATFQVLDTRQYRTDQPNDDRAAPLNEAALSPKNTILGAEQAGWLKAALLGSTGTWNVLAQQVMMGMVGRGRKPGEPPLYSMDQWPGYAAERMKLVEFLADRRVPNPVVLTGDIHSNWVNDLRVDDRKPETPVVAAEFVGTSITSGGNGSPQIDGLDALLAANPCVRFHNRQRGYVRCTVTPRTWTSDYRIVEDVTSPGAPARTLASFVVEAGRPGVHPA, from the coding sequence GTGCTCGACCTCTCGGATCTGCTGACCGCCGTGCGTGCCGAAGGCGGCGTCAGCCGCCGCCTGTTCCTGGCCTATGGGGCGGCGCTGTCGGCCTTGCCGCTCCTCGACCGTCGCGCCGAGGCCAGGGGCGGCAAGGTCGCCTTCGCCGGCGACCCGTTCTCCCTCGGGGTCGCGTCGGGGGACCCGACGCATTCGGGCATGGTCCTGTGGACGCGGCTCGCGCCGAAGCCCCTGGACCCCGACGGCGGCCTGCCGCCCGAGGCGATCGAGGTCGCCTGGGAGCTGGCGGACGACGAAGGGATGCGCGAGGTCGTCCGCCGGGGGACGGCCGTGGCGACCCCGCAGCTCGCTCACTCCGTGCACGTGGAAGTGGAGGGGCTCCGGCCGGACCGCTGGTACTGGTATCGGTTCCGGGCCGGCGACGCGACCAGCCCGGTCGGCCGCACCCGCACGGCCCCCGCGCCGGACGCCTCCCCGGAGCGGCTCCGGCTCGCGTTCGCCTCGTGCTCGCACTACGAGCAGGGGCTCTTCACGGCCTACCGGCACATGGCCGAGGACGACCTCGACCTGGCGTTCCACCTGGGCGACTACATCTACGAGTACGCGGGGAAGGACCGGCTCGTCCGCAAGCACGCCGGGCCGAAGCTCCGCAGCCTGGCCGACTACCGCGTCCGCCACGCCCAGTACAAGACCGACCCGGACCTCCGGGCCGCCCACGCGCGCTGCCCCTGGGTGGTCACGTGGGACGACCACGAGTTCGAGAACAACTACGCGAACGACGTCTCCGAGAAGGCCGGCGTGGACCCGGCCGAGTTCCTCGAGCAGCGGGCGCGAGCCTACCAGGCCTACTACGAGGCGATGCCGCTGCGGCCCTCCTCCGTGCCGCGCGGGCCGCGGATGAAACTCTACCGGACCCTCCCGTTCGGCCGCCTGGCGACCTTCCAGGTCCTGGACACCCGCCAGTACCGCACCGACCAGCCCAACGACGACCGCGCCGCCCCGCTGAACGAGGCGGCCCTGAGCCCCAAGAACACGATCCTCGGCGCCGAGCAGGCCGGATGGCTGAAGGCGGCCCTCCTGGGCTCGACGGGGACGTGGAACGTGCTCGCCCAGCAGGTGATGATGGGGATGGTCGGCCGGGGCCGCAAGCCCGGCGAGCCGCCGCTCTACTCGATGGACCAGTGGCCCGGCTACGCCGCCGAGCGGATGAAGCTCGTCGAGTTCCTCGCCGACCGTCGCGTGCCCAACCCCGTCGTCCTGACCGGCGACATCCACTCCAACTGGGTCAACGACCTCCGCGTCGACGACCGCAAGCCCGAGACGCCCGTCGTCGCGGCCGAGTTCGTCGGCACGTCGATCACCAGCGGCGGCAACGGCTCGCCCCAAATCGACGGCCTCGACGCCCTCCTCGCGGCCAACCCCTGCGTCCGCTTCCACAACCGCCAGCGGGGCTACGTGCGCTGCACGGTCACCCCCCGGACGTGGACGAGCGACTACCGGATCGTCGAGGACGTGACGTCCCCCGGCGCCCCGGCGCGGACGCTGGCGTCGTTCGTCGTCGAGGCCGGCCGGCCCGGCGTCCATCCCGCCTGA